Proteins encoded in a region of the Pseudomonas sp. GOM7 genome:
- a CDS encoding lysozyme inhibitor LprI family protein, protein MSTLSKYLIAALPLLPLNTWADYDKQYQDCLDANGTVNNSVVAICAEGVSNKAKQEMNRIYQQLFLKFQASAQEDAQQLEAAQKAWLIYRNGQCELQGRRVGSPMYHYCPMKMNIERVNELQFLLDNGI, encoded by the coding sequence TCTGCCACTCCTGCCGCTGAACACATGGGCCGATTACGACAAGCAATACCAGGACTGCCTGGACGCCAATGGCACGGTCAACAACTCCGTCGTCGCAATCTGCGCGGAAGGCGTATCGAACAAGGCGAAGCAGGAGATGAACCGCATCTATCAACAGCTTTTCCTGAAGTTCCAGGCAAGCGCGCAAGAAGATGCCCAGCAGTTGGAAGCGGCGCAAAAGGCCTGGCTGATCTATCGCAACGGCCAATGTGAATTGCAGGGCCGCCGTGTCGGCTCACCGATGTATCACTATTGCCCGATGAAGATGAATATCGAGCGCGTCAACGAACTGCAATTCCTGCTGGATAACGGCATCTAG